DNA sequence from the Paenibacillus azoreducens genome:
ATTGTCCAATTCGGTTCCGAGGCAGAAATTATAGAACCTGTTCAATATCGTGAAATGATGAAACGCAATTTAGAAAAATGGCTAGCGGTATATGGTTGAATAGAAAAACTCCGGCGGCTTTATTGCATTAATTCACCAGAGACATGCCAGCATATAACTCTCGACAGCCGACATGCTGGCCCGTGTCTCTGGCTGACTCCTGATGATATCCCTCCCCCAGGGCCTGCACCATGCTCATAAATCCTACTTTCCATGTTTCTCTCCTTGTATTTTAACTTGCGATATTTTTTAGAAACTTCAAGAGGCCCATATCTTATATTAGGAAGAAAACCGCTGCAAGAGGTGGTCTTTTATCTGTTGGAGAACATCAAATAGAGTTTTTTAATATTCCACTGTTTCAGTTTATAGCCCGGGAAATAGAATCTCTATCATATCCTATCATAGCCATATCCTGAGGGGATGGAATTCACTATGCAGGCGCGGATCACAAGCCATTTTTGTTCATGGTTAAAGAATATTCCCTATGTGAAAAACGTATCAAAATTCATTTCCTTATGTTGGGTTTATATGTTAAAATTTATAGATAACCCAAGTTAAAAATTAGGAGAAAAACCAGGAAGCGGGGAATGGGATTTGCGTTCGTTTTTATCTGGGAAATCGCAGGAAGAAATGGATAATGAAAACAAACATAGCTTGAACGTCCGGATCAATATGTTTTTTTTCGGAACTTTTATTATCTTTTGCATTGTTATTGTCCGGCTTGCCATGATCCAGTTTGTTGAAGCTCCTACGTTAACCGAGAAAGAGGCCAATCAGAATACGAAAAATATTCCGCTTCCGCCGGATCGCGGTAATATTTGCGATGTTACCGGGGTTAAGCTGGCGTATTCGAAGCCTGTTCAATCCTTATATATTACGCTTATGAAGGATTACAACAAAACTACGGATAAAGGGAAGAAAAATCGTTCGGAGATCGAAAACGTGGCGGAACGGATGGCCGCCGCATTCAAGCAGCTTGGCGGCCAAAAGGCCAAAGCTATGACCAAGGAAGAAATTATCGAGGCGATGGATCTCGAATCCAAGCGGGATAACGGATATACGCCTAGGCGAATCAAAATGGGATTGGATCAGAAAGAGATTCAATATTTTATGGAGCATAAATCCGACTTTCCCGGCATTGAAATCATCGAAGAGACGCTTCGGCTGTACGATCCGGATACGGTGTCCGTGCAGACTGTGGGATACGTCAAATCATTTAAACGGACGGAAAGCCTGAAAGCATATGATAAAGCCCGGCAGGAAAGCAAGGACGGCACGAAACCGGATGAAACGTACATGAAGGATGAGCTCGTCGGCTTTGACGGCATTGAGTTGTCCTTTCAGGACGAGCTTCGGGGGAAAAACGGCTACAAGGTCATGTCAATCAGTTCCGCCAACATCCCGGAAGAAGTGGTGGATATCGTACCTCCGGTGAAAGGGAATGACGTATGGCTGACGATCCATAAAGAAATCCAGATGAAAACGGAGCAGGCGATCAGGGATCAGCTTGATTGGCTCGGCACCCATGCGGTATCCGGCAAGACGCATCCCGAAGCCGTTACCGGCTACGCGGTCGCGATGGAAGTCGACACCGGCAATGTTGTGGCCATGGCGAGCATACCCGATTACGATACGAATATATGGAAAACGGGTGCGGCATCTACGGCGGATTTCGATAAATTAAAAGGGAATTATCAAAACGGCGCCATTACTCCGCTCAGCTCTGGCAAATCGAAACATGGCTTTGATTCGGCTGTTTTGCTCGGGTCGACGATTAAACCGCTGAGCGTGCTCGTGGGGTTAAACGAAAAGCTTTTTACGACAACTACGACTTACAATGACACAGGGATTACCTATTTCGGGAAGGAGCAAAAACCTGTCCGCAATTCCGGTGGACACGCATATGGTTTTTTTCGCACGCCTGCCGATGCCATCGAGAAGTCTTCCAACGTGTTTATGGTCGATATGGTAGGTAACAGTTTATATAAAAAGTTCGGGAATAGTGGTGTCGGTGTTTGGGATAGGTATATGAAAGAATTTGGGCTTGGCGTATCGACAGGGATTGACCTTCCTAGAGAATATCTGGGGACGATCGATTATAGACCTGCCGAAGGTAAAAAGAATACGATCGGCAGCCCTCAGGCTGCGCTTGTTTACGCTTCCTTCGGTCAAGGCGGCAAATATACGCCGCTGCAGCTGGCCCAGTACACCGCCACGCTTGCAAATGATGGAGAGCGCATCAAGCCGCAAATCGTCAGCAAAATAACGGATGCGAGCGGCAAGGTTGTTAAGCAAAGCAAACGCGAAGTATTAAATAAGGTGAAACTCGACCCTTCGTATTGGAAACTGATCCGAAGAGGGATGAATACGAAAGTAGACGAAGCCTTCGCTGGATTCCCCTATGACTTTGCCAGAAAAACCGGCACATCGCAGCAGGATGCAGGGCGAGACGGGCTTATAGACAATGGCGTATTTATCGCCTACGCCCCGCGTAACAATCCAAAGCTGGCGGTAGCGGTCGTCATTCCGGAAGGCGGATTCGGCGCATCCAGCGCCGCGCCGGTAGCGCGCAAAATTTTCGATGCTTATGATGAGGT
Encoded proteins:
- a CDS encoding peptidoglycan D,D-transpeptidase FtsI family protein; this encodes MDNENKHSLNVRINMFFFGTFIIFCIVIVRLAMIQFVEAPTLTEKEANQNTKNIPLPPDRGNICDVTGVKLAYSKPVQSLYITLMKDYNKTTDKGKKNRSEIENVAERMAAAFKQLGGQKAKAMTKEEIIEAMDLESKRDNGYTPRRIKMGLDQKEIQYFMEHKSDFPGIEIIEETLRLYDPDTVSVQTVGYVKSFKRTESLKAYDKARQESKDGTKPDETYMKDELVGFDGIELSFQDELRGKNGYKVMSISSANIPEEVVDIVPPVKGNDVWLTIHKEIQMKTEQAIRDQLDWLGTHAVSGKTHPEAVTGYAVAMEVDTGNVVAMASIPDYDTNIWKTGAASTADFDKLKGNYQNGAITPLSSGKSKHGFDSAVLLGSTIKPLSVLVGLNEKLFTTTTTYNDTGITYFGKEQKPVRNSGGHAYGFFRTPADAIEKSSNVFMVDMVGNSLYKKFGNSGVGVWDRYMKEFGLGVSTGIDLPREYLGTIDYRPAEGKKNTIGSPQAALVYASFGQGGKYTPLQLAQYTATLANDGERIKPQIVSKITDASGKVVKQSKREVLNKVKLDPSYWKLIRRGMNTKVDEAFAGFPYDFARKTGTSQQDAGRDGLIDNGVFIAYAPRNNPKLAVAVVIPEGGFGASSAAPVARKIFDAYDEVYGLDGVPKKQLQNQSAGNEAEKAKGAKDNTAH